TCATCgcaaaagcgaacgaacgtgTCCTTATTTATTCTGCTAGAGAATCGTCTGACTAGGCTGGGAGGCGATACGTTAAGTGTATTATCTTTGTGGGgccatttttatgatttcttctCGCTGTTTTTGTAGTTCTTTTAGCTAAAATCAAACAGCAGAGTTGAGAGGGTGAAACTTTCACCATCAAACTATATGAAGGTTTTGATGCACATACCCGCTCCTGGTGCTTTTTTTGTACTGCTTCGCTTGCCGACTTCCGGTAACCTTCGTTGTTTACGGTTTTGCacagtttttcgatttcggctTCCAACTTCTGTACTTTCTTGGTGTGAGTCGCCATCGCTACACCGCCGTTATCCTTTGACGAAAAATCCAGTCCATCGGCCACCACTCCAACAGTACACTCGTGGTTGACGGAAGATTGCACCGCGAAGTTTGGTCGTAATCGGTCGAACGATGCCTCCTCGGTGTGTAGTAGAACATTGTGGCAAAGCGTTAGCTGACGTATTATCGATTCTTGCGAGTGCACTAAATCGTAAAGACCGCTCCGCCTGACGTAGATATGAGCTACCGGATTATGCTTCCGTACGATTGGTATGATGTGCTCGTTTTTCGATTGTCGTATATGCTGACAAATAAGTAACAACTGATCCACGTTTGCTTCGAGCTCAGAATCGATCTTTGGTTGTAACGATGTATTAAACTCATCCATCTTCGTTTCCAAGGCCAAGTGTGAGAGAAGCTCCGCTGCTAGGAAGGGAGCGAACGGTTCCAGATAGCATAACCCGGTCGTAAGACAATGATGAAGCACGGCACATTGCACCGATGCCTTGGCTGCGTGTTCTGTTTTCATGTTGATTTTAGTGGTTTCCTTCGTGaatcaaaaaatattattacgttgttaaccaaccaaccagcaatGGtagcaaaaacgaaaaactcaCCAAATAGACATCACACAGATTGGTGTAGAAAAAGGTTTTCAGCGCTGCGGTTGCTAGATGAAAATTGTACCCTTCGAATGCTTCACTGCAAACTTGTATGGTGCTTGCGAGACGGCTTAAAATCCATCTATCCATCATGCACAAACGGTTCGCTTCTGGAAaggtttgtttggttgccaAAGGAAAATGCTCTAGACAACCGAGCGTGTAACGTGTCGCTTGCCagattttgttgaaaaatagcTTGTTGGTATGCGCTTCCTGTGCGTTGAAGTGTATGAAATGGTTCTTCACGTTTACTGAACACAAAGTAAAGCGCAATGCATCGGTGCCACTCTCAGCAATCCCATCGGGGAACATCTTACGCTGTCCGGCAAGTGATTTCTTCAGTTCCAGTTCCGACAGTATACCCTGCCTAAAGGAAGcatccgtttccgcttccaaCCGTTCCAGTGTTATGCCTTGTATCACGTGATCCGGTTTGATGACGTTACCGAGACTCTTGGACATTTTACGCCCGTGCTCGTCGCAGATGATACCATGAAGCAACACCTTACGAAAAGGCAGTTCTCCTGTCAGTTCTTGGCCGAGCATTACCATACGCGCTAcccagaaaaacaaaatatcgtGGCCGGTCTCCATCAGATCCAGAGGATATTCTTCCTTATTGGGTGACTTCGCATGAGGCCAACCAGTCGTAGAGAACGGTAGTAGGGCCGAAGAAAACCACGTGTCTAGTACGTCGGTATCTTGTTCCACTGTTATCGGTTCGTTGCTCACGTTTTCTGCTTGGTGTTGTATTTGCCGGACGTATTTTTCTCGTGCCTCAGCTAAGGACCGAGCAGCAACCCAGTGGGTGCGACCTCCGTGTTGCACGCGAAACGCAGGAATTCGATGTCCCCACCAAAGTTGCCGGGAAATACACCAATCGTGACAGTCCTCCAGCCATCGGAACCATTCCCGTTCGAACACCTTTGGTATAATTTGAAGCTTTCCATCCTGCACGACTGCTACCGCCCGTTGTGCCATTTCTCGACACCGTACGAACCACTGGGGCCGTAGTAACAACTCAACCACGTCTTTTGATCGCGAACAAACCGGCAATACCATGGCGTGCGGCCTTATGCCCCGCAGTAACGATAGCTTCGAAAGATAATCCATCAACCGTTCGCGGGCTTCGTATCGGGGCAAACCGGAGAAGGGGTCGAAATGCTCCCGAACGATTCCCTGCTCGTTCAGAACTTCGACAGTGGCTAGTTGGTGCTTGCGGGCTATCTCAAAGTCGAACCTATCGTGGGCGGGCGTTATCTTAACTGCCCCTGTTCCAAAGGCTCGGTCAACCGACTCGTCAAAGATGAGCGGAATATCCTCTTTGCGTACCGGATGCCAGAGGAAGGTACTTTTGTTACGCAAATGCGAGTACCGTCCATCCTCCGGGTGTACGGCGACCGCGACGTCACCGAGAAAAGTCTCTGGGCGTGTAGTAGAGACAACGATTTCCTCGGTAGACCCTTGCACACGGTATGCTATGTCCACTAGTTGCCCAAACGTAACACTTTTGTTGTATCCTGGTACAGCCAACGCAGTGGGACCGTCGAGTTGCAAGCTTTCAACTTCAACGTCCGAAATGGCCGATTCTAGACTACATGACCAGTTCACCAACGATTTGTCGCGATACACCAAGCCATTTTCGAAGAGTCGCACAAAAGCTTCCTTCACTGCGACCGATTGCTGTTCGTCCATGGTAAAGTACTCCCTGTGCCAGTCCATAGAACATCCCAGCTGGTGGAGGGCACTTCGAATGGtgcattctttttcttttttccaccgtaAAATTTCTTCCAGAAAGCGTTCCCTTCCAAGCTCATGTCGGGATACATTAAGATCCTTTCGAATACGCTTCTCAACCACAACCTGCGTTGCGATCCCGGCGTGATCCATGCCGGGTATCCATAGCGGTGTTTTACCATTGTTCCTTGCGTAGCGGATCAGAGCATCTTGAACGGCGCAGGTAAGAGCATGTCCCAAATGTAGCTCACCGGTTACGTTCGGGGGTGGTAGAAGGATACTGTAACGTTTGCCAGTGGCCAGTTCGTGTTTAGCATTGTTGTACTGTATCCTCGGCAGAGAGTCGTTAGCatgaacttttgcttcaactAGAGATGGTTTATAGGCCGGTGCAATATCTGAGTGAAAGGTGATACACGTTATACACTTGTTTTTCggcgaacaaacaaaagtacCTCGTTTTGTAACGAAATTCCTTGCAGTTGTGGTGCAGTGTAtccatattttcacatatcgTACTGTAGACCCATGCTGCTGAAGTAGTCGCTGAAGCATTTCTCGGTTCTTTGCCGGCTGACCGGCACCAgataaaaatggttcaaaacattcctcttcttctcttcttctGTTCGCCGATTCTTTGACAGTAGCTCGGATGCCCGAATAAGAAAGTAAATCTGTATGAATAACTAAATAGTGCACTTTTAATAACATCACTAGAAGTGATTAATACATTTGTGAGAACAATCCCGTGTCCGCGGTAGGAGTTGAAACATTAACCTAGCGCTTGAATTTGTCCAAAGATCAACcattattttcgatatttcaattcaaacggCTCGACACCTTCGCTTGCAACTACCTTGGGATGAAGCCAATTGTCATTGCAatatgttgtgttttgtgtttttttgtttttttttgtcttacGTGTACATTCCATTTTTAAGGGCATTTTCTTTCAAGCAGTAGCAAGTGTAGcatattttttcacattccGACCGAAAATGAGCGCGGGtgacgaaacggaaaatgaaacgaaacaaacggaccACATAAACGAAATCGTTCTGTCGGACGATGTGCAGCTAGCAATCGAACATGTGCTTCAGAGCTCCGATCCGCTGGACCAGCCCGATTTCAACCCAACCGATTACATCAACC
The nucleotide sequence above comes from Anopheles bellator chromosome 1, idAnoBellAS_SP24_06.2, whole genome shotgun sequence. Encoded proteins:
- the LOC131206005 gene encoding valine--tRNA ligase isoform X1; translated protein: MLQRLLQQHGSTVRYVKIWIHCTTTARNFVTKRDIAPAYKPSLVEAKVHANDSLPRIQYNNAKHELATGKRYSILLPPPNVTGELHLGHALTCAVQDALIRYARNNGKTPLWIPGMDHAGIATQVVVEKRIRKDLNVSRHELGRERFLEEILRWKKEKECTIRSALHQLGCSMDWHREYFTMDEQQSVAVKEAFVRLFENGLVYRDKSLVNWSCSLESAISDVEVESLQLDGPTALAVPGYNKSVTFGQLVDIAYRVQGSTEEIVVSTTRPETFLGDVAVAVHPEDGRYSHLRNKSTFLWHPVRKEDIPLIFDESVDRAFGTGAVKITPAHDRFDFEIARKHQLATVEVLNEQGIVREHFDPFSGLPRYEARERLMDYLSKLSLLRGIRPHAMVLPVCSRSKDVVELLLRPQWFVRCREMAQRAVAVVQDGKLQIIPKVFEREWFRWLEDCHDWCISRQLWWGHRIPAFRVQHGGRTHWVAARSLAEAREKYVRQIQHQAENVSNEPITVEQDTDVLDTWFSSALLPFSTTGWPHAKSPNKEEYPLDLMETGHDILFFWVARMVMLGQELTGELPFRKVLLHGIICDEHGRKMSKSLGNVIKPDHVIQGITLERLEAETDASFRQGILSELELKKSLAGQRKMFPDGIAESGTDALRFTLCSVNVKNHFIHFNAQEAHTNKLFFNKIWQATRYTLGCLEHFPLATKQTFPEANRLCMMDRWILSRLASTIQVCSEAFEGYNFHLATAALKTFFYTNLCDVYLETTKINMKTEHAAKASVQCAVLHHCLTTGLCYLEPFAPFLAAELLSHLALETKMDEFNTSLQPKIDSELEANVDQLLLICQHIRQSKNEHIIPIVRKHNPVAHIYVRRSGLYDLVHSQESIIRQLTLCHNVLLHTEEASFDRLRPNFAVQSSVNHECTVGVVADGLDFSSKDNGGVAMATHTKKVQKLEAEIEKLCKTVNNEGYRKSASEAVQKKHQERVCASKPSYSLMVKVSPSQLCCLILAKRTTKTARRNHKNGPTKIIHLTYRLPA
- the LOC131206005 gene encoding valine--tRNA ligase isoform X2, which encodes MLQRLLQQHGSTVRYVKIWIHCTTTARNFVTKRDIAPAYKPSLVEAKVHANDSLPRIQYNNAKHELATGKRYSILLPPPNVTGELHLGHALTCAVQDALIRYARNNGKTPLWIPGMDHAGIATQVVVEKRIRKDLNVSRHELGRERFLEEILRWKKEKECTIRSALHQLGCSMDWHREYFTMDEQQSVAVKEAFVRLFENGLVYRDKSLVNWSCSLESAISDVEVESLQLDGPTALAVPGYNKSVTFGQLVDIAYRVQGSTEEIVVSTTRPETFLGDVAVAVHPEDGRYSHLRNKSTFLWHPVRKEDIPLIFDESVDRAFGTGAVKITPAHDRFDFEIARKHQLATVEVLNEQGIVREHFDPFSGLPRYEARERLMDYLSKLSLLRGIRPHAMVLPVCSRSKDVVELLLRPQWFVRCREMAQRAVAVVQDGKLQIIPKVFEREWFRWLEDCHDWCISRQLWWGHRIPAFRVQHGGRTHWVAARSLAEAREKYVRQIQHQAENVSNEPITVEQDTDVLDTWFSSALLPFSTTGWPHAKSPNKEEYPLDLMETGHDILFFWVARMVMLGQELTGELPFRKVLLHGIICDEHGRKMSKSLGNVIKPDHVIQGITLERLEAETDASFRQGILSELELKKSLAGQRKMFPDGIAESGTDALRFTLCSVNVKNHFIHFNAQEAHTNKLFFNKIWQATRYTLGCLEHFPLATKQTFPEANRLCMMDRWILSRLASTIQVCSEAFEGYNFHLATAALKTFFYTNLCDVYLETTKINMKTEHAAKASVQCAVLHHCLTTGLCYLEPFAPFLAAELLSHLALETKMDEFNTSLQPKIDSELEANVDQLLLICQHIRQSKNEHIIPIVRKHNPVAHIYVRRSGLYDLVHSQESIIRQLTLCHNVLLHTEEASFDRLRPNFAVQSSVNHECTVGVVADGLDFSSKDNGGVAMATHTKKVQKLEAEIEKLCKTVNNEGYRKSASEAVQKKHQERLKELQKQREEIIKMAPQR